Part of the Candidatus Bathyarchaeota archaeon genome is shown below.
TCATGATGCCCCACTTAGGGGTATTAGCCAGCACTATCCATAAAGAGGCAGCATGGAACATATTCGACAAAGATTGCCTAGTCCGCCTTGGGACATGCATTGCCCCCGCAGGGACCGCCGAACTTGGTGAGCCAGTTCTGAAGGTTGAGATGACCCTGTCCGGAGGCGAGAGCCTAATAATGGAGCTAGATTTCGGCGAGGTAAAGCTGATACCCCTAGCCGAGGGACAGGAAGCGAAGGCCATCATCACCCCCGCAAAGCTGTTCGATATGGGCGATGGACCCGGAACCGCAGTGGAGCGGACCATCATGGGTGGTGTTGCCGGGGTTCTTCTTGACGCTAGGGGAAGACCATTGCATCTTCCTGAAGATGACGTGCAGAGGAAAGAGCTCTTGATTAAATGGTTTACTTCTCTGGGTCTTTACCCAGAGGAGAGGCTTAGGGAGCTAATTTGAGATGACCGACGAAAAGAACAAAATCCCAAAAGAAGCACATGCATATACCCCGGGACTTAAAGTAAAACGCTTTGAGGCGGTAAAAAAGACCCGGAGGCTCCCGATCCATGGTAAAGTCTTTGTGAATGAGGGAGACTCCATCAACTATGAAGCGATCGTCGCCAAGACGGAGTTGAGTGGGAACCCAGAAATCGTAAAGGCTTCCAGGCTCCTCAACGTTGAGCCGGAGGTTCTTCCCCGTTATATGTTGAAGCATGTGGGAGACACTGTCAAGGAAGGTGAGACCATCGCCTCCTACTCTGCATTCTTTGGCCTTATCAACAAGAAGATCGTTTCCCCCTCCACAGGTACTATTGAGTCAATCTCTGAAATCAGTGGTCAGCTGATCATGAGAGGCGCTCCCATCCCCATCGAGGTGGACGCTTACATACCAGGCAAAGTTGTGAAGGTTATGCCCAACGAAGGAGCTGTCATCGAGACCAACGCGGCTTTCATCCAAGGCATCTTTGGGATCGGAGGGGAGGGCCATGGGACAATTAAGATCGCTGTTGGATCACCCACAGATGTCCTCGACGGAGACGCCATAACTTCTGAAGATAGAGACAAAATACTTGTCGGGGGCTCCCTTGTTACCCTCGAGGCCATTGAAAAAGGAGCGGAACACGGAGTCTCATGTATAGTCAGTGGAGGTGTACTCCACGAAGACCTTACCTTATTCACAGGAGAGGAGGTTGGGGTTGCTATCACAGGCCAGGAGGAGCTTGGGATCACGCTCATCGTAACTGAGGGTTTCGGAAAAATGATGATGTCCCAGACCACATTTGACCTACTCCGCAGTTTTGATGGTTACGTCGCCTCGTTCAATGGGGCCACCCAAATCAGGGCGGGTGTCCTTCGACCTGAGATCATAATTCCCCATGAAGGAAAAAATGAAGGTGGATCAGAGGAGGCGCTCTTATCTGGGATTGTACCAGGAACTCCGGTTAGGATAATCAGGCAGCCCTTTTTCGGGGCTTTTGGAGAGGTGATAGATTTACCCGTGGAGCTCAAGCAGCTAGAGTCAGAGTCCTTCGTTAGAGTCCTAAACGTCCGCCTCGCGGATGGATCCCTGGCTACAATACCAAGGGCCAATGTCGAGATAATTGAAGAGTAAATTGGAAGCCCCTCCATTTTTCCTCCTCTCTACTCCTATTCCCGAAAGAAACAGGAGAGACGTTTCATGATGACCGAAAGTCTTAGTATCCTTCTCAAACTCAGCTTAAAACCGGAATCATCATTGCTATATCCATAAAGAAAGTTGTCATTACTGCAGTTATATGTGATGAAACTATCCGCGAAAAGAAATCCCACGTACCCTATTCTTTCAAAGAAACCGCGGGCTCCACTGTCAATGCTGAAAGGGCGGGAGCATTTATCGTCATCTCAACGCAAAGAACCAATACATCAATTCCCCCGCGTGCAGTGAGGTTTTAACTCGCGTGACCGGAGGCCCAGCAAGGATAGGCCTTGACAACTGCATCTACATGGGGAACGAAAAAATCTCACAAAGCAATATAAATCTAGTCTGCAAGACTGGTAGGCTCACCGAAGAACTTGTTCCAGGATAGACTCATTGTATCAAATCCGGAAGATGCTGGGAACCAATTCAGCTCTCCAGTGAATCAGAGACACATTTTATATCTTTTCGCGAGAGGCTTATCTATTGAATCGAATTTGTACGGTCTAAATGGACGGATCCTCAGAGTTAACCTCAGCGACGAGAGTTCCAAGACGGACTCCTTCTCTGAGGACTATGCCAAGAAATTCATTGGGGGAAAAGGCTTTGCTATAGACCTTCTATATAAGGAGCTTTCCCCGGGAATCAAACCCCTAGGCCCAGAAAATAAGCTCGTCTTTTCCACGGGTCCTCTGAACGCCACAGGAATCCCAGGGGACACCCGGTTTGTCGTCGCAGGAAAATCCCCTCTTACGGGGATCTGGGGGGAAGGGAACTGCTCTGGATGGTTCGCCGACAGCCTCAAGAAATCCGGGTATGATGCCCTCGTGGTTGAGGGAACTAGCAAAAAGCCGGTTTACATATGGATAAACGATGATGTTGTCGAGGTGAGACCTGCGGAGCACCTCTGGGGGAAGTGGACTCTCGAGACTGAGAAGTTGATAAAGGAAGAGGTAGGTATAAACGCAAGTGTTGTGGCGGAGGGCCCTGCTGCTGAGAACCTGGTTGCCTTCTCGGCGGTGACCCACACTGCCCATAGGGCTGCCGGCAGGACAGGGTTAGGGGCGGTAATGGGCTCTAAGAAGCTGAAGGCGATAGCCGCTTTAGGCACTGGAAAGGTCGCCGTCGCGAATCCAGATAAGGTCCAGGAGCTGAGGACCAACATTGTTAAAGAAACCTTCGTGGCCGAGTTCACCACGGTACTTCGGGAACACGGTCAGGCGGGTTTCGTCATGGATCTCCATAACGACGGGATACTCCCCACCCGGAACTTCCAGAGCGGCGTTTTCGATGGCGCCAAGGCTATCTCGGGACAGACCATGACGGAGACTATTCTTAAAAGAAGGGAGGCCTGCCCAAGGTGCCCGGTGGCCTGTAAGAGGATGGTCGAGGTTACCGAGGGGCCCTTTGCCCCCGTCTTACCAGAGTACGGTGGTCCCGAATATGAGAACGTGGCTGCACTGGGGTCTCTGCTGGGCGTGGACCGTCTGGACGCAGTTTGTAGGATGAATATGCTCTGCAATGCCTATAGTCTGGACACCATCTCCGCTGGAGTGTGCATCGCCTGGGCCATGGAGTGCTTTGAGGCTGGCATCATCACTACAGAAGACACCGACGGTCTGGAGCTTACCTTTGGAAACGCCAAGGCCGCTGTCAAGATGGTGGAGAAGATCGCTCTCAAGGAAGGTTTCGGTGCAATCTTCAGCGAGGGGCTTTCTAAAGCCGCAGAGAAGATCGGAAAGGGATCAGAGAGATTTGCCGTGGAGGTAAAGCGTCTTGAGCTACCTATGCACGAGCCCCGTGGCAAGAAAGGCCTCGGGCTGATGTATGCCGTCTCCAACAGGGGGGGTTGCCACATGCAGAGCATGCACGACCCGGACCTAGAGTCCCCGAACATGGCCCCCGAGATCGGTATTAGCGTGCCCCTCCACCGTCTAGACACGTCGAGGAAGAAGGTGATCGCTATGAAGAAAACCTCCGACTGGACTGCCATGATCAACTCCACGGGGATCTGCTCAAACATCTACTGGTTCGGCTCTGTCTATTACAGGCCCCTCCACCAGGTGGAAATCCTCAACGCGGTGACGGGCTGGGGTCTTTCCGTGGACGAGTACATGAATGCTGGCGAGCGCATTAACACCTACTGTAGGGCCTTCAACGCAAGGGAGGGGGTCACTCGGAATGACGACAAGCTCCCCCACAGACTCATGGAGCCCTTGATTGGGGGACCTACGCATGGGCAATCCATATCCCAAGAAGAATTAGACTCGATGCTTGACTCCTACTACGAGATCTGTGGCTGGGACAAGGTGACGGGGATCCCAACGAAGGAGAGGCTCAACAAGCTAGGCCTCGGCTTCATCAACCTGTAATTTTCCCATTCCACCCCATTTTATTCTGAATTTACTCTATTTCAGGATGAATCAGAACGGCAGGAATATCCTGTGCGCTTTGTCGGCTAATGTGCTCGCCCAAGATTTAGACGCCTCTTCTCACAATCTTGGGATGTAGGCCACTGCCCTGACTGGGGAGCCAGATCCATCAACGATGTTCAAGGGGAGAGCGATGAGGAACGAGCCTCTGGGCGGGAGCTTCTCAAGATTTGTCATGGTCTCTAATACAGCAATGTGAGCGTCCAGAAGAGCTCTATGTGCTGGGCTCTTTTTATCAGAGGACGCATCAAGATTGGGAACGTCGGACCCCACCAGCTTTACCTTCTTCGCGACCAAATATCGAGCGACTTCCTCGGATATCCCAGGGTCCTCTCTGTAGCTGAACTTGTCATCAGGA
Proteins encoded:
- a CDS encoding aldehyde ferredoxin oxidoreductase family protein — its product is MYGLNGRILRVNLSDESSKTDSFSEDYAKKFIGGKGFAIDLLYKELSPGIKPLGPENKLVFSTGPLNATGIPGDTRFVVAGKSPLTGIWGEGNCSGWFADSLKKSGYDALVVEGTSKKPVYIWINDDVVEVRPAEHLWGKWTLETEKLIKEEVGINASVVAEGPAAENLVAFSAVTHTAHRAAGRTGLGAVMGSKKLKAIAALGTGKVAVANPDKVQELRTNIVKETFVAEFTTVLREHGQAGFVMDLHNDGILPTRNFQSGVFDGAKAISGQTMTETILKRREACPRCPVACKRMVEVTEGPFAPVLPEYGGPEYENVAALGSLLGVDRLDAVCRMNMLCNAYSLDTISAGVCIAWAMECFEAGIITTEDTDGLELTFGNAKAAVKMVEKIALKEGFGAIFSEGLSKAAEKIGKGSERFAVEVKRLELPMHEPRGKKGLGLMYAVSNRGGCHMQSMHDPDLESPNMAPEIGISVPLHRLDTSRKKVIAMKKTSDWTAMINSTGICSNIYWFGSVYYRPLHQVEILNAVTGWGLSVDEYMNAGERINTYCRAFNAREGVTRNDDKLPHRLMEPLIGGPTHGQSISQEELDSMLDSYYEICGWDKVTGIPTKERLNKLGLGFINL